One window from the genome of Dioscorea cayenensis subsp. rotundata cultivar TDr96_F1 chromosome 3, TDr96_F1_v2_PseudoChromosome.rev07_lg8_w22 25.fasta, whole genome shotgun sequence encodes:
- the LOC120256672 gene encoding transcription factor bHLH35-like isoform X1 — protein MEGYDDYQYWPFFDNDHDQFVESLAFDEEQQPIFSHSQCYDSSSPEGGGASPPSSATKNIVMERNRRRKLNDRLYALRSLVPTITKLDKASIIKDAIDYIKVLQGQEKQMLADMNETLKLSEREDKGKLVITDEMQVLTVNPFLIINPSKKPRTKIMRSSSYSPSSSAAVVSPTIEIIELRVCEFGERCMNISVTCNKKRDTLVRVCEVFDSLNLKVITANFTALSSTLLHTLFVEIDGMNCYQMEKMIRSAIEEVDNATSPMSMSC, from the exons ATGGAGGGGTATGATGACTACCAATATTGGCCTTTCTTTGACAATGATCATGATCAGTTTGTTGAAAg TTTGGCATTTGATGAGGAGCAACAACCAATATTCTCACACTCACAGTGTTATGACTCAAGCTCACCGGAAGGTGGTGGCGCTTCTCCCCCCTCCTCCGCCACTAAAAACATCGTCATGGAGAGAAACCGTCGCCGTAAACTCAACGATCGTCTTTATGCTCTTCGCAGTCTTGTACCTACTATCACCAAG TTGGATAAGGCTTCAATAATCAAGGATGCAATTGATTACATTAAAGTGCTTCAAGGACAAGAGAAACAGATGCTGGCAGACATGAACGAGACATTGAAACTTTCAGAGAGAGAAGACAAAGGAAAGCTTGTTATTACTGATGAGATGCAGGTCCTTACTGTAAACCCATTTTTGATTATTAATCCCAGCAAGAAGCCAAGAACTAAGATAATGAGAAGCTCTTCTtattccccttcttcttctgctgCTGTAGTTTCTCCAACCATTGAAATCATtgag TTGAGAGTGTGTGAGTTTGGAGAAAGATGCATGAATATAAGCGTTACTTGTAACAAGAAAAGAGATACTTTGGTTAGGGTTTGTGAGGTCTTTGATTCACTAAACCTCAAAGTCATCACTGCCAACTTCACTGCTCTTTCTAGCACTCTCTTGCATACTCTCTTTGTTGAG ATTGATGGGATGAACTGTTATCAAATGGAGAAGATGATTAGATCCGCCATTGAAGAGGTTGATAATGCAACAAGTCCTATGAGTATGAGTTGTTAA
- the LOC120256672 gene encoding transcription factor ABORTED MICROSPORES-like isoform X2: protein MEGYDDYQYWPFFDNDHDQFVESLAFDEEQQPIFSHSQCYDSSSPEGGGASPPSSATKNIVMERNRRRKLNDRLYALRSLVPTITKLDKASIIKDAIDYIKVLQGQEKQMLADMNETLKLSEREDKGKLVITDEMQVLTVNPFLIINPSKKPRTKIMRSSSYSPSSSAAVVSPTIEIIEIDGMNCYQMEKMIRSAIEEVDNATSPMSMSC, encoded by the exons ATGGAGGGGTATGATGACTACCAATATTGGCCTTTCTTTGACAATGATCATGATCAGTTTGTTGAAAg TTTGGCATTTGATGAGGAGCAACAACCAATATTCTCACACTCACAGTGTTATGACTCAAGCTCACCGGAAGGTGGTGGCGCTTCTCCCCCCTCCTCCGCCACTAAAAACATCGTCATGGAGAGAAACCGTCGCCGTAAACTCAACGATCGTCTTTATGCTCTTCGCAGTCTTGTACCTACTATCACCAAG TTGGATAAGGCTTCAATAATCAAGGATGCAATTGATTACATTAAAGTGCTTCAAGGACAAGAGAAACAGATGCTGGCAGACATGAACGAGACATTGAAACTTTCAGAGAGAGAAGACAAAGGAAAGCTTGTTATTACTGATGAGATGCAGGTCCTTACTGTAAACCCATTTTTGATTATTAATCCCAGCAAGAAGCCAAGAACTAAGATAATGAGAAGCTCTTCTtattccccttcttcttctgctgCTGTAGTTTCTCCAACCATTGAAATCATtgag ATTGATGGGATGAACTGTTATCAAATGGAGAAGATGATTAGATCCGCCATTGAAGAGGTTGATAATGCAACAAGTCCTATGAGTATGAGTTGTTAA